One Capsicum annuum cultivar UCD-10X-F1 chromosome 2, UCD10Xv1.1, whole genome shotgun sequence genomic window carries:
- the LOC107860504 gene encoding CSC1-like protein HYP1 isoform X1, which translates to MILAALLTSVGINLGLCFLFFTLYSILRKQPGNAEVYAPRLVAEGKSQQTDFNLERILPSAGWVTRAWRPSEAELLSTSGLDAVVFMRIFIFSAKVFTFAVIMGVFILLPINYMGKQLSLDIFDLPNKSLESFTISNVNDGSNRLWIHFSAVYIFTAVVCYLLYSEYDYISSKRVAYFYSSKPHPHQFTILVRSIPASSGRSYSETVESFFSEYYPATYLSHWVVRRASKLQGLIKNSDRLYRRLVNLKSANHDRERFGRAGFMGLFGQRVNLLDHYEKKLEDIEDNVRAEQSSALGKEVGAAFVSFRTRYAAAAATHIQQGVNPTQWVTEPAPDPEDVYWPFFSASFLKRWISNLVVIVACVLLTVLFFIPVLIVQGLTHLEQLETWFPFLKGLLRIAVVSQVITGYLPSLVLQLFLYVVPSIMIMLSSIQGYIAMSKIEKSACIKVLWFTIWNIFFANVLSGSALYRVKIFLEPKNIPAVLAVAVPGQATFFIAYVVTTGWTSTSSELFRLSTLVFNFIKRNICRKVDDEFEVPSVPYHSEIPRILLFGLLGITYFFLAPLILPFLLVYYCLGYLIYRHQLLNVYAPKYETGGKLWPIVHDSMIFSLILMHVIAIGIFGLKKLPLASSLTVPLPILSLVFNSYCRRRFLPMFKSYSVESLLKKDKEEQNDPTIASFHDRLATAYQDPALLHVGYSGNSASITAPLLNTAEVDA; encoded by the exons ATGATCCTCGCTGCACTTTTAACTTCTGTTGGAATCAATCTTGGCCTTTGTTTTCTGTTCTTCACATTGTATTCTATATTGAGAAAGCAGCCAGGAAATGCTGAAGTTTATGCACCACGCTTGGTTGCTGAGGGGAAATCTCAGCAAACCGATTTCAATTTGGAGAGAATCTTGCCATCTGCTGGTTGGGTGACGAGAGCATGGCGACCCTCAGAAGCAGAGCTCTTATCCACCTCGGGCTTGGATGCTGTTGTCTTCATGCGTATTTTTATATTCAG TGCTAAAGTTTTTACTTTTGCTGTCATCATGGGGGTTTTCATTCTTTTGCCTATCAATTACATGGGGAAACAACTAAGTCTTGATATTTTTGACTTGCCCAACAAGTCTCTGGAATCATTCACCATCTCAAATGTTAATGACGGATCAAACAG GTTGTGGATCCATTTCTCAGCTGTTTATATCTTCACGGCAGTGGTTTGCTATCTTCTTTACTCT GAATATGACTATATTTCATCAAAGCGAGTTGCTTACTTTTATTCATCAAAACCTCATCCACATCAGTTCACCATTTTAGTTCGAAGTATTCCAGCTTCATCAGGAAGAAGCTACAGTGAAACAGTTGAAAGTTTTTTTTCAGAGTATTATCCTGCTACGTATCTTTCACACTGGGTTGTCCGGCGAGCTAGCAAACTCCAAGGTCTCATA AAAAATTCTGATAGGTTGTACAGAAGGCTTGTGAACTTGAAATCAGCAAATCATGATCGAGAAAGGTTCGGGCGTGCTGGTTTCATGGGTCTTTTTGGACAGAGAGTTAATCTACTTGATCACTATGAAAAGAAGCTGGAAGATATAGAAGACAATGTAAGGGCCGAACAATCTTCAGCTCTGGGAAAG GAGGTAGGAGCTGCCTTTGTATCTTTCAGGACACGTTATGCTGCAGCTGCAGCTACACACATACAGCAAGGTGTAAATCCAACACAATGGGTCACTGAGCCAGCTCCTGATCCAGAGGATGTGTATTGGCCTTTCTTTTCAGCATCATTTCTAAAGAGATGGATTAGCAACCTGGTGGTCATTGTGGCATGCGTCCTCCTTACGGTGCTATTTTTTATACCCGTTTTAATAGTCCAAGGGCTTACACATCTTGAGCAGTTGGAAACCTGGTTTCCCTTTTTGAAAGGTTTACTTAGAAT AGCAGTTGTTAGCCAAGTGATTACCGGATATCTTCCTAGTCTTGTACTTCAGCTGTTTCTCTATGTGGTGCCATCCATAATGATTATGCTCTCATCCATACAAGGATACATTGCTATGAGCAAAATAGAGAAAAGTGCATGCATCAAAGTTCTTTGGTTTACTATATGGAACATTTTCTTTGCCAATGTGCTTTCTGGATCAGCTCTCTATCGTGTTAAAATTTTTCTTGAGCCCAAAAATATTCCTGCTGTATTAGCTGTAGCAGTTCCAGGACAG GCAACTTTCTTTATCGCGTATGTGGTTACAACTGGATGGACCAGCACTTCCTCAGAACTTTTTCGGTTGTCGACCCTCGTTTTCAATTTTATAAAGAGAAATATTTGTAGGAAAGTAGATGATGAGTTTGAGGTCCCTTCAGTTCCTTACCACAGTGAGATTCCCAGGATTCTTTTGTTCGGCCTCCTTGGTATAACATACTTCTTCCTCGCTCCCCTAATTCTGCCATTCCTCTTGGTTTACTACTGTCTGGGGTATCTCATCTACCGACACCAG CTACTGAATGTATATGCACCCAAATATGAGACTGGCGGAAAGTTGTGGCCTATAGTACATGATTCTATGATCTTCTCCTTGATACTGATGCATGTCATAGCCATTGGAATATTTGGGCTAAAGAAACTTCCTCTCGCTTCAAGCTTAACAGTTCCTCTTCCAATCCTTTCTCTTGTGTTCAACAGCTATTGCAGGAGACGCTTCCTGCCTATGTTCAAGTCTTATTCTGTCGAG AGTTTGCTAAAAAAGGACAAAGAGGAGCAAAATGATCCTACAATAGCAAGTTTTCATGATAGATTAGCCACAGCTTATCAAGATCCAGCACTGCTGCATGTCGGATATTCTGGAAATAGTGCTAGTATCACTGCCCCCCTTCTTAATACTGCTGAAGTTGATGCTTAG
- the LOC107860504 gene encoding CSC1-like protein HYP1 isoform X2: protein MRIFIFSAKVFTFAVIMGVFILLPINYMGKQLSLDIFDLPNKSLESFTISNVNDGSNRLWIHFSAVYIFTAVVCYLLYSEYDYISSKRVAYFYSSKPHPHQFTILVRSIPASSGRSYSETVESFFSEYYPATYLSHWVVRRASKLQGLIKNSDRLYRRLVNLKSANHDRERFGRAGFMGLFGQRVNLLDHYEKKLEDIEDNVRAEQSSALGKEVGAAFVSFRTRYAAAAATHIQQGVNPTQWVTEPAPDPEDVYWPFFSASFLKRWISNLVVIVACVLLTVLFFIPVLIVQGLTHLEQLETWFPFLKGLLRIAVVSQVITGYLPSLVLQLFLYVVPSIMIMLSSIQGYIAMSKIEKSACIKVLWFTIWNIFFANVLSGSALYRVKIFLEPKNIPAVLAVAVPGQATFFIAYVVTTGWTSTSSELFRLSTLVFNFIKRNICRKVDDEFEVPSVPYHSEIPRILLFGLLGITYFFLAPLILPFLLVYYCLGYLIYRHQLLNVYAPKYETGGKLWPIVHDSMIFSLILMHVIAIGIFGLKKLPLASSLTVPLPILSLVFNSYCRRRFLPMFKSYSVESLLKKDKEEQNDPTIASFHDRLATAYQDPALLHVGYSGNSASITAPLLNTAEVDA from the exons ATGCGTATTTTTATATTCAG TGCTAAAGTTTTTACTTTTGCTGTCATCATGGGGGTTTTCATTCTTTTGCCTATCAATTACATGGGGAAACAACTAAGTCTTGATATTTTTGACTTGCCCAACAAGTCTCTGGAATCATTCACCATCTCAAATGTTAATGACGGATCAAACAG GTTGTGGATCCATTTCTCAGCTGTTTATATCTTCACGGCAGTGGTTTGCTATCTTCTTTACTCT GAATATGACTATATTTCATCAAAGCGAGTTGCTTACTTTTATTCATCAAAACCTCATCCACATCAGTTCACCATTTTAGTTCGAAGTATTCCAGCTTCATCAGGAAGAAGCTACAGTGAAACAGTTGAAAGTTTTTTTTCAGAGTATTATCCTGCTACGTATCTTTCACACTGGGTTGTCCGGCGAGCTAGCAAACTCCAAGGTCTCATA AAAAATTCTGATAGGTTGTACAGAAGGCTTGTGAACTTGAAATCAGCAAATCATGATCGAGAAAGGTTCGGGCGTGCTGGTTTCATGGGTCTTTTTGGACAGAGAGTTAATCTACTTGATCACTATGAAAAGAAGCTGGAAGATATAGAAGACAATGTAAGGGCCGAACAATCTTCAGCTCTGGGAAAG GAGGTAGGAGCTGCCTTTGTATCTTTCAGGACACGTTATGCTGCAGCTGCAGCTACACACATACAGCAAGGTGTAAATCCAACACAATGGGTCACTGAGCCAGCTCCTGATCCAGAGGATGTGTATTGGCCTTTCTTTTCAGCATCATTTCTAAAGAGATGGATTAGCAACCTGGTGGTCATTGTGGCATGCGTCCTCCTTACGGTGCTATTTTTTATACCCGTTTTAATAGTCCAAGGGCTTACACATCTTGAGCAGTTGGAAACCTGGTTTCCCTTTTTGAAAGGTTTACTTAGAAT AGCAGTTGTTAGCCAAGTGATTACCGGATATCTTCCTAGTCTTGTACTTCAGCTGTTTCTCTATGTGGTGCCATCCATAATGATTATGCTCTCATCCATACAAGGATACATTGCTATGAGCAAAATAGAGAAAAGTGCATGCATCAAAGTTCTTTGGTTTACTATATGGAACATTTTCTTTGCCAATGTGCTTTCTGGATCAGCTCTCTATCGTGTTAAAATTTTTCTTGAGCCCAAAAATATTCCTGCTGTATTAGCTGTAGCAGTTCCAGGACAG GCAACTTTCTTTATCGCGTATGTGGTTACAACTGGATGGACCAGCACTTCCTCAGAACTTTTTCGGTTGTCGACCCTCGTTTTCAATTTTATAAAGAGAAATATTTGTAGGAAAGTAGATGATGAGTTTGAGGTCCCTTCAGTTCCTTACCACAGTGAGATTCCCAGGATTCTTTTGTTCGGCCTCCTTGGTATAACATACTTCTTCCTCGCTCCCCTAATTCTGCCATTCCTCTTGGTTTACTACTGTCTGGGGTATCTCATCTACCGACACCAG CTACTGAATGTATATGCACCCAAATATGAGACTGGCGGAAAGTTGTGGCCTATAGTACATGATTCTATGATCTTCTCCTTGATACTGATGCATGTCATAGCCATTGGAATATTTGGGCTAAAGAAACTTCCTCTCGCTTCAAGCTTAACAGTTCCTCTTCCAATCCTTTCTCTTGTGTTCAACAGCTATTGCAGGAGACGCTTCCTGCCTATGTTCAAGTCTTATTCTGTCGAG AGTTTGCTAAAAAAGGACAAAGAGGAGCAAAATGATCCTACAATAGCAAGTTTTCATGATAGATTAGCCACAGCTTATCAAGATCCAGCACTGCTGCATGTCGGATATTCTGGAAATAGTGCTAGTATCACTGCCCCCCTTCTTAATACTGCTGAAGTTGATGCTTAG
- the LOC107861444 gene encoding ethylene-responsive transcription factor ERN1 — MARKRRASEALGEKTRDDHQGNVAWDEMVKEAAAATALGGARRARKRFVGVRQRPSGRWVAEIKDTIQKIRVWLGTFDTAEEAARAYDEAACLLRGANTRTNFWPCSPSSSTTPALPSKITNLLISRLKARNNSLAAAAATASSSSDSSVPVAENHDQDKQGEEFREEEEAYFSDFQYMEYLKEPEDLITDNNMIGNMSAINVTSFTNTLEECLTENDYTVIQPVKIHENSIGVEMNNTVELDGEEEIEDENNTDIGDIVEPIDFQFVDEIGSSCYYSPFEIADEINSSETMEQGMIYGDESSMLTEAMRRMNYERKFSASLYAFNGITECLKLKLKSGGVMQRERSEQLSRLRNACKRNRNEEEEKKIHEGEINEKKDTEYISESSASSSSTITEETNYDSELLLWSSIDLPPICAFVT; from the coding sequence ATGGCTAGGAAAAGGAGGGCAAGTGAGGCACTTGGTGAAAAAACCCGCGATGACCATCAAGGGAATGTGGCCTGGGACGAAATGGTAAAAGAGGCTGCTGCTGCAACCGCGCTTGGAGGAGCACGGAGAGCACGAAAGAGATTCGTGGGTGTTAGACAAAGGCCATCGGGAAGATGGGTTGCTGAAATTAAAGACACTATACAAAAAATAAGGGTATGGTTAGGTACCTTTGACACAGCTGAAGAAGCAGCAAGGGCATATGATGAAGCGGCCTGTTTACTTCGCGGAGCCAATACGCGCACGAATTTCTGGCCCTGTTCTCCATCTTCCTCTACTACTCCAGCTCTTCCTTCGAAAATCACGAATCTTCTTATTAGTAGACTCAAAGCTAGAAATAATTCCTTAGCTGCTGCTGCTGCcactgcttcttcttcttctgattcTTCGGTGCCTGTTGCCGAAAATCATGATCAGGACAAACAGGGAGAAGAAttcagagaagaagaagaagcgtATTTTTCGGATTTTCAGTACATGGAGTATCTCAAGGAACCTGAAgatctgattactgataacaacATGATCGGTAATATGAGTGCAATTAACGTAACCAGTTTCACAAACACCTTGGAGGAATGCTTGACTGAAAACGATTATACTGTAATTCAGCCTGTGAAAATCCATGAGAATTCGATTGGTGTAGAGATGAATAATACTGTGGAATTAGACGGAGAAGAAGAGATTGAAGATGAAAACAATACTGATATAGGAGATATTGTAGAGCCAATTGACTTCCAATTTGTTGATGAAATTGGATCATCGTGTTACTATTCACCGTTTGAAATAGCTGATGAGATTAATTCATCAGAAACAATGGAACAAGGGATGATTTATGGAGACGAATCCTCGATGCTAACTGAAGCTATGAGGAGGATGAATTACGAGAGGAAATTCTCAGCATCACTATATGCATTCAACGGAATTACGGAATGCTTAAAGTTGAAGCTGAAATCCGGAGGAGTTATGCAGAGAGAAAGATCTGAACAGTTAAGCAGATTGAGGAATGCATGCAAAAGGAACCGCAAcgaggaggaagagaagaagattcATGAAGGAGAAATTAATGAGAAGAAGGATACTGAATACATTTCAGAAAGTTCTGCGTCATCTTCGTCAACGATAACAGAAGAAACTAATTACGATAGTGAattgttgctctggagctcgaTTGATCTACCACCAATCTGCGCATTTGTTACTTAG